The Ahaetulla prasina isolate Xishuangbanna chromosome 3, ASM2864084v1, whole genome shotgun sequence genome window below encodes:
- the LOC131194390 gene encoding leukocyte elastase inhibitor-like — protein MAMETLSAANTSLAVDFFKHLCKTQTDTNVLFSPWSISSVMAALYLGAKGHTAQQIAKVFHFNNAGGTETAYPLRHQRVYSKMEQLLKNPCISLTKPSPEIQSNIHSRFQALNQEINKPAKNALLSSVNQLYGDKSVSFQRDFSESMKKYYKVEPQIVNFQENTDDARKKINAWVEQQTAGKILNLLNEGSLNPLTRLIMVNVLYFKGNWLNTFKKEDTTEQPFRLNKSTSRPIKMMFQHDKFNWKYIDELQTQILELQYIGNDFSMFIMLPDDINDDSTGLEMLENKLTYEAFSKWTSPKEMEEVEANVHLPKMQLNIQYELKSLLTNMGITDAFNAETADFTGMSVESNLGVSQIFHKCFVDISEEGTEAAASAAGTIDGRSDQGSILFAADHPFLFFIRHNKTRTILFWGRFCSP, from the exons ATGGCGATGGAAACACTAAGTGCAGCGAACACTAGTCTTGCTGTTGATTTTTTCAAACATTTATGCAAGACTCAAACCGACACAAATGTACTGTTTTCACCTTGGAGCATTTCATCAGTTATGGCCGCTCTCTACCTTGGGGCTAAAGGCCACACTGCACAGCAGATAGCAAAG GTGTTTCATTTTAATAATGCTGGGGGAACTGAGACTGCCTATCCTCTGAGGCACCAACGAGTATATTCCAAAATGGAACAGCTTTTGAAAAACCCATGCATCTCACTTACAAAG ccTTCCCCTGAAATACAAAGTAACATCCATTCAAGATTCCAAGCCTTAAATCAAGAAATCAACAAACCTGCAAAAAATGCATTGCTAAGTAGTGTCAATCAACTATATGGGGATAAATCGGTGTCTTTTCAAAGA GACTTCTCAGAATCAATGAAGAAATATTATAAAGTTGAGCCACAAATAGTAAACTTTCAAGAAAATACAGACGATGCAAGAAAGAAGATCAATGCATGGGTTGAACAGCAGACAGCAG GTAAAATCCTCAACCTGTTGAATGAGGGCTCCCTAAATCCCCTCACTCGGCTGATCATGGTGAATGTACTGTACTTCAAAGGCAACTGGTTAAACACCTTTAAGAAAGAGGACACCACAGAACAACCTTTCAGGTTGAACAAG AGCACAAGTCGGCCAATAAAGATGATGTTCCAGCATGACAAATTTAACTGGAAGTATATAGATGAATTACAGACCCAGATTCTTGAACTCCAGTACATCGGTAATGACTTCAGCATGTTTATaatgcttcctgatgacatcaatGATGACAGCACTGGCTTGGAAATG TTGGAAAACAAATTAACTTACGAGGCCTTCTCCAAGTGGACAAGCccaaaagaaatggaagaagttgaaGCAAATGTTCATCTTCCTAAGATGCAATTAAATATCCAGTATGAACTGAAATCATTGCTGACCAACATGGGAATAACAGATGCCTTCAACGCAGAAACGGCTGATTTCACTGGGATGTCTGTAGAAAGCAACCTGGGTGTATCCCAGATTTTTCATAAGTGCTTTGTTGACATCAGTGAAGAAGGAACAGAAGCAGCTGCTTCAGCTGCTGGTACCATAGATGGCCGAAGTGACCAAGGTTCAATTTTATTTGCAGCTGATCACCCGTTCCTTTTTTTCATCCGGCATAACAAAACTAGAACCATCCTCTTTTGGGGAAGGTTCTGCTCCCCCTGA